The window ATACTATAAAGTGGTAGAATGAAGTGAACAAATCAAGTGATACTATAAAGTGGTAGAATGAAGTGAACAAATCAAGTGATACTATAAAGTGGTAGAATGAAATGTAAATCAAGTGATATTATAAAGTGGTAGAGTGAAGTGGAAGTATCCAGTGGAAGCTTTGGTTCTCCTATTCAGAATAGAATGTTAAGACTCAGGGGGGCGATTGTATTTAATCTTTACATTGATATCGTTGAGAGAAACATCATCATCTTCTCCATAATCTTCTCCATAATCTTCTCCATAATCTTCACCATTATCTTCTCCATCATCTTCACTATAATCTTCACCATAATCTTCTCGATACGACAGAGGTGTGAATAAGACATGGTTATCCTGGTCACTGGTCTCAAGAGCGAAACTAGGTCTAAATGAAGATtcatgtacaggttgactttcTTGAACGCCACGGGTGAGTGGCGTACTCTGGGGCAAAACGTTGTGCAGGTCGCCCCATTCCTCACGTTGGTGCTGCTCCCGCCAGCGGATGTCTTCGGGTACAATAACAGGGCGCCGGTAATGAGGTATCTCTAGTAGGGGCGGCGGGAAAATTGGCGCCAGTTGATGCTGAATAATGCGAGTACATTCTCTGCAATCTCTTCTATCGAACATTCCATGAGGACATTGTGTGCCATTGTTTTGGCTGCCTCTGAACCTGTATCTCAGTCTCGGGACCTAGACAAAAGGAAATAGAAAACACAAGGAATGTATATGACCAGGTCAGTCATGGAATGAAACGAAGACTATTAACATAAGAGTGTAGAATGCAGACACTCCAAATTAGCTTGTATTTTATAGTGAAGGTCACATTCTAGACTACTAGGCTTTAAAAGAACACAGGCAAAATTCTTCACCAaactatttttaagttttatttatttatcaatatatctttttatttaatatttcatatatctattaatttatgcatttatttatgtatctatttatttatttatttaatagttgttgttttttttactatgactATTACAATTGGTtagacatttagaaaaaaatactgTCGCGTTATTGAGCTAGATTTAATTCTGACCAAACATTTGAATGTTAGCTTCTCTGATTTAACTATGTATTGAGCTAGATTTAATTCTGACCAAACATTTGAATGTTAGCTTCTCTGATTTAACTATGTAGACGACTTGCATGGCATATAATAGAAAGTTTATTCATCTAGTCAAGAGAGCGTGTGTGGCGATGTTGTACGTCTTTTTTGTCTGTAGGACTCAAAGGAATCTTTGTAATGAGTTCAATACATTTTAGTGGGACATTCAGCTAGTCGTGTCCTCTGGATCAATTGACTGTTGAATGTATAGACAAATCtatacacaaataaaacaataaaataactgagattaaaaaaaaaatacattttagctGCAAACAAAAGTTTTACTTCTAAGAAATTGTGAGAACTGAATAGAATGACTGAATGAACATTATGGTATTGGTAGTGTCTACTTCAATGTGAGACTTGACAAGtggataaataaatattacgaaACTTATTGTGTGTTCTGTTTAAGTTTCATCCTATACTAAGTGACTTGTGCTTAGGTTAGGAGTAAGAGCTGAACATTCAGGATAGtgagagctttaaaaaaaaacggaaaaaaatatgtataaaaaacaatttaaattaaaataaacctGACTAAATCCATTGAAGATAACAGTTTTGAATTACATACTAT of the Biomphalaria glabrata chromosome 11, xgBioGlab47.1, whole genome shotgun sequence genome contains:
- the LOC106060738 gene encoding uncharacterized protein LOC106060738, which encodes MSIITLLVICLLGAVGLAILSIYACMKYCQCQNPIWHYCPCYTRPRRVPRLRYRFRGSQNNGTQCPHGMFDRRDCRECTRIIQHQLAPIFPPPLLEIPHYRRPVIVPEDIRWREQHQREEWGDLHNVLPQSTPLTRGVQESQPVHESSFRPSFALETSDQDNHVLFTPLSYREDYGEDYSEDDGEDNGEDYGEDYGEDYGEDDDVSLNDINVKIKYNRPPES